One Rhizoctonia solani chromosome 2, complete sequence DNA segment encodes these proteins:
- a CDS encoding aspartyl protease codes for MPLTRRQGLTRRSHDREWVKEQGAALKHKWGGSGNTRRASGINDLVNYGTDSSYYGSIAVGTPPVAFNVILDTGSSDLWLASSTCYTGCQGVPTFNAANSSSFQNLTTSFAIRYGSGQAAGELGSDTVQMAGFQVTGQTFALADQVSSGLLTNPVSGLLGLGWSSIASSGATPFWETLAKNNQWSEPVMSFFLTRFTDVSGAREREPGGEFMMGGTNTNLYTGDIDYVNIPSGQESYWLIPLTAVGVNGANILGSTVNAAIDTGTTLVGGPTSAIAAIFAQIPNSEPGTGDLEGYYLYPCSTSVTITMTFSSRTWSIDPADFLLMRNSNTMCVGAFFALNLSGSAPSWIVGDTFLKNVYSVYRYNPPSVGFANLSSNALAQNALGGTLPSATIGSSPVSATAAANGAVGIPDAKQVATMVGVGAGVLGAILL; via the exons ATGCCCCTGACTAGACGTCAAGGGCTCACCAGACGATCCCATGACCGCGAGTGGGTAAAGGAACAAGGTGCTGCACTAAAGCACAAATGGGGAGGATCAGGAAATACCAGGCGTGCCAGTGGGATTAACGACCTGGTCAACTATGGTACCGACTCGTCCTACTATGGGAGTATAGCTGTTGGGACACCCCCCGTTGCATTCAATGTTATTTTGGATACTG GTTCCTCCGACCTCTGGCTCGCCTCATCAACATGTTACACCGGCTGCCAAGGCGTCCCCACGTTCAACGCAGCCAACTCTTCCTCTTTCCAGAA TTTAACTACAAGCTTTGCAATCCGCTACGGTTCTGGCCAAGCTGCCGGCGAGCTTGGTAGCGACACAGTACAAATGGCTGGCTTCCAAGTCACCGGCCAAACCTTTGCACTTGCCGACCAGGTATCATCTGGCTTGCTTACGAATCCCGTTTCGGGTCTTTTGGGCCTCGGATGGAGCTCTATTGCATCTTCGGGAGCGACCCCCTTCTGGGAGACGTTAGCCAAGAACAACCAATGGTCCGAGCCAGTCATGTCGTTCTTCTTAACTCGGTTTACCGACGTCAGTGGGGCACGCGAGCGAGAGCCCGGTGGCGAATTCATGATGGGAGGTACCAACACCAATTTGTACACTGGTGATATCGACTATGTGAATATTCCTAGTGGCCAAGAGTCGTACTGGCTGATTCCTCTCACGGCGGTTGGGGTCAATGGTGCCAACATACTTGGCTCGACAGTCAATGCCGCCATTGACACTGGAACGACCCTCGTTGGTGGCCCCACCAGTGCGATTGCAGCCATCTTTGCCCAGATTCCAAATTCCGAGCCCGGAACTGGCGATCTTGAAGGATACTACCTTTACCCATGTTCGACATCAGTGACGATCACGATGACGTTTTCATCTCGCACGTGGTCGATCGATCCAGCGGACTTTTTGCTCATGCGTAACTCGAATACGATGTGCGTCGGTGCCTTTTTTGCCCTTAATTTGTCCGGCTCGGCACCATCCTGGATCGTTGGTGATACTTTCCTCAAGAATGTATACTCCGTCTACCGCTACAACCCTCCCAGTGTTGGGTTCGCCAATTTGTCTTCAAACGCGCTAGCCCAGAATGCTCTTGGTGGTACTTTACCCAGTGCCACTATTGGTTCATCGCCCGTTTCGGCTACCGCGGCAGCTAATGGTGCTGTTGGCATTCCTGACGCGAAGCAGGTTGCAACCATGGTGGGTGTAGGCGCGGGTGTACTCGGTGCGATATTACTTTGA
- a CDS encoding protein-lysine methyltransferase C42C1,13 — translation MNHASQVAAVDSNLSCELPRPPGVLVTLPQGSTQVLDVDEEVFILYSRHVENRDEDGIQGLGSVDSLADSLTLNFVLSSPSPAITEESKAKGRGRHRKAQSSKPGPAEKVVEIEVFQDVTGLRSRKGDTGSVVWRASVHLAKLLLQQYYFPPHPPHSALLSSNHISNAKIVELGSGTGVLGCALRPLLSGNGHITLTDLPELTPLLRKNAKSAKVSVEPLDWTWQIIPQFTADLVLCVDCIYNTALVRPLVRALGTFDAPILVVIELRDEDVVREFLYEWLAWRPRAYGDGESWGISSLATADDLLSPRFVAWVGWKV, via the exons ATGAACCACGCCTCCCAAGTCGCCGCGGTTGATAGCAATTTGTCTTGTGAACTGCCTCGGCCGCCAGGAGTTCTTGTGACACTGCCCCAGGGCTCTACCCAGGTTTTAGATGTGGATGAGGAG GTCTTTATTTTGTACAGTCGGCACGTCGAGAACCGGGATGAAGATGGCATACAGGGTCTTGGTTCAGTCGATTCACTTGCTGACTCTTTGACATTGAACTTTGTTCTAAGTTCGCCTTCACCAGCGATAACGGAAGAGTCCAAAGCGAAGGGCCGGGGTCGGCACAGAAAGGCCCAAAGTTCCAAGCCCGGACCAGCCGAAAAGGTTGTTGAAATTGAAGTGTTTCAAGATGTAACAGGCCTTCGAAGCCGGAAGGGTGATACAG GAAGCGTCGTATGGCGGGCTAG CGTGCATTtagccaagcttcttcttcagCAGTACTATTTCCCACCTCACCCTCCTCACTCGGCCCTCCTCAGCTCCAATCATATCTCCAACGCCAAAATTGTTGAGCTTGGCAGTGGTACAGGCGTCCTCGGATGCGCCCTCCGTCCACTCTTATCTGGAAATGGACATATTACCCTTACAGATCTCCCAGAGCTTACCCCTCTCTTGCGCAAAAACGCTAAGTCCGCTAAAGTCTCCGTCGAGCCTCTGGATTGGACGTGGCAGATTATACCACAGTTTACTGCGGATCTAGTGTTATGTGTTGATTGTATATACAACACCGCACTTGTACGGCCGCTTGTGAGAGCGCTGGGGACGTTTGATGCACCCATACTCGTAGTTATCGAATTGCGAGATGAGGACGTGGTACGGGAGTTCCTCTACGAATGGTTGGCATGGAGGCCTCGAGCTTATGGAGATGGTGAATCATGGGGGATTTCAAGTTTGGCGACTGCAGACGATCTGCTCAGTCCACGTTTCGTGGCTTGGGTCGGCTGGAAGGTATAG
- a CDS encoding pirin domain-containing protein produces MPFSLGRAISNLTHHHPTNPAHLKMASASLSPLHPEVRLIPRLSQNRGHANHGWLKTFHTFSFAMYYDPKFEGFGSLRVINEDRVEPGEGFGTHPHREMEIFSYIVGGELEHKDSMGNVEIMKRGDVQMTSAGTGIRHSEYNRNNKEQVHFLQIWLLPNKSRLTPSYYTRHFTDAEKRDNLLKVVAPVDASDVSDAREGSGPTPVHAQLSVYASILSPGKTVTHTFPEPAAGQPARKAYVHVIQTSGYNTEASKGAKVQLNGGLELGEGDGAFAGARGGEKIQIENNGDHDAEVLVFDLE; encoded by the exons ATGCCCTTCTCTCTTGGACGAGCAATTAGCAACCTCACTCATCACCACCCAACTAATCCCGCACACCTAAAAATGGCTTCTGCATCTCTGTCGCCTCTCCACCCCGAGGTCCGCCTCATCCCCCGTCTGTCTCAGAACCGTGGACATGCCAACCACG GTTGGCTTAAGACCTTCCACACTTTCTCCTTCGCGAT GTACTACGACCCGAAGTTTGAGGGCTTTGGTTCGCTCCGTGTTATCAACGAAGACCGCGTCGAGCCCGGTGAAGGCTTCGGCACTCATCCTCACCGTGAAATGGAGATCTTCTCCTACATTGTGGGCGGTGAACTTGAGCA CAAAGATAGCATGGGCAACGTTGAAATTATGAAGCGTGGCGACGTTCAAATGACCAGTGCCGGGACTGGTATCCGTCACTCTGAATACAACCGCAACAACAAGGAGCAGGTTCACTTCTTGCAGATTTGGTTGCTTCCCAACAAGAGCCGACTCACACCCTCCTACTATACCCGCCACTTCACTGATGCAGAGAAGCGCGACAACCTCCTCAAAGTCGTAGCCCCTGTTGATGCATCTGATGTTTCGGACGCGCGTGAGGGAAGCGGGCCGACTCCCGTACACGCTCAACTATCCGTCTATGCGTCAATCCTTTCTCCTGGAAAGACCGTGACGCATACTTTCCCTGAACCGGCCGCTGGCCAACCCGCTCGCAAGGCATACGTCCACGTTATCCAGACTTCTGG ATACAACACCGAAGCCTCCAAGGGCGCCAAGGTTCAACTAAACGGGGGCCTGGAGCTTGGTGAAGGAGATGGCGCTTTTGCTGGCGCACGTGGTGGCGAGAAGATTCAAATCGAAAACAACGGAGACCACGATGCAGAAGTTCTCGTTTTCGACTTGGAGTAG